The Manihot esculenta cultivar AM560-2 chromosome 8, M.esculenta_v8, whole genome shotgun sequence genomic interval GCGAGGACGAAAGTTGTGCCAAAGGTGATTGACAGGCCAGTTGAGGACCCCGGGCTTGTGAGGGCAGATGTTGCTCCGTCTTTTGGGGATGCCCCTGAGGAGAGGTTCGAGGTCTCTCCAGCTGAAGGGAGGGCTCCAGAGGGTGAGATGGAGGTCGTCCCGGCAGGTGAAGGTGTCCAAGGAGTTGGCATCGAGGTTGCCCCTATTGCTAAGAGCATTCCTGAGGAGGGAGCTAAGTCCGGGTCAGTTGATAATGCTCCTCCCCGGAAGAAGACCTCAGCCGTCCATGAGGGTGCTGCTAAGGGGGCCGCGGGCAAGCGCCCtcttccctttgatgttcctacCTCGGCTCCTGCCCCTAAGAAGTCTCGGGCTTCTAAACAACCGGCCCCAGCTCTACCTCCCCTCGAGAAAGAGAAAACCCCTGTGGTGCCTCTACTCTCTGCCCCCGACAACGAGATTCTGAACGCAGAAGACATTACCCATCAATCTCCGGCGGGCGTGGTTGCGGAGATACTACGGGAGCGAATGTTTGGTGGGGTCATGGAGGCTTCAGACCCTCGCTTTCTTGCTCTCACCGGCCTTTTGGCTAGCTCTACTTGAGAGCAGGTAGTGTTCCGGTCTCGGACTCGAGGGGAGCTCAAAGACACAATTagggagatgctcctcatggtAAGTTGTACTCTTTGCTTTTGGTTCTTCTTTTGATTTCCGTTGTCCCCTATCTCAACTGTTCTCTCTTTTCactaggtgatgggcctctttatggaggtggacacTCGTGACCAGTCTCTCCGGGACACGGTGGATCGCTGGATTGAGGAGGCGCCCCATGAGGAGAACCTTGCTGCGACCAGTGATGCCCGGGGCCATCTTGCCGCGGCCCAAGAGCATCTGAAGACTCTACAAGGGGAACTGTCCTATACCCTAGGTGCTCTCAAAAGGGCTGATGAGAAGCAGCCGTCGTAGAGGTTCACCGCGATGAAGCCTTGGAGCAGCTATCATCCCTGGAGGAGGTCCGGCGGGAGAGGGACGAGACTGTGGGCCAAAGAGATGAGGTCTGGCATTGGTATGAGGTGCTGAAAATGGATTATGAGGGGGCTCAGGCCTGCTGCGATACCGTGATGGCTCACAGGGATGAAGCCCTGGCTCAAATAGTTGTtctcgagcaggagctgagcaagcGTGCTGATAATCTTAAAGACCTGACTTTGGCAACAGAGGCGGCAAAGCTTCAAAATCAATATCTCTGCCAAGAAGTCGAGGCTTTGAAAAAGAGgtgttcagccctgctcgaggatgCCAAGCTTGCTGAAGACAGAGTCCAGCCGGCGTGTGAGGAGCGCCTGCAGGAATATAAGGGGTCTGCTGAGCTGAGAGCAGAGATCGATCAGGCCTACGGCTTGCGGAATTTAAAGCTTCTGATGAGCTGAAACACGAGATATGGAACAGGGGCTTCCGCATGTTTGCCTCCGGGTTTAATCGGGGCCTAAAAGAAGCTAGGGATGCCCCCTCCACCCTCACTAGCTCAGCTCTGAGCCCCTGAAGTGGACTCTGATGGTGAGGAGGTGTGCTATGGGGAGGATGACATCCCTCTGCCTAAAGGAGCTCCTCTCACTGCAACTGGACCTCTTGAAAAGGATGCCGAGCTTGAGGGAGGGGATGAAAGAGAGAGCAGCGAGTCCAAAGAGAGCGATGCCAGGACTCAGGGAGAGGATGCCGAGTCCTAAGGAGAAAATATTGGACCCCGGGAAGGGGAGATAGTGCCTTTCGTGGGTACCGGGGGGTCAGAGCAGGAGGGCACTGGGCTTCCCAAGGACAGTAGTGTAGGTGACAATGTAAATAGTGATGTAATTagtgatgtaagtcctttacggATGGTCTTTCCTCCTGtaattttatatgattaaaTAAAGTTGtaatttacttttcttttaatgagaTATGGCTTTTGTTTGTGTTCACACTTGAATTATTTTTGCTTTTGTCTGTTTTTTTGGTTCTACTGAGCTGCTTAACCTATTAAAAGTTTGACCTGTTAAGGGCCTAATTTATTTCTCCTATCAGTAAGCTTTTTCTGGCTTGATTTACCTTAAGGATAGAAGCTCTTAGGCCATATGATCGCTCAGTAATTTTTCAAGGAATTTAGTTATACTAGGCTGACCAGCCCCGTTACCAATCTTTCCTCCCTTGAGTTAATCCGGGCTGGAATTTTAGTGATTGACTAAACTTCTAACTTGTGAATTTTCCTAATTTTGCAAAGGCATTCCTCTTTTTTATTTCGCTGATTCATCAGTAACGCGAGCTCAGGCgtataattttcatataatcaAAGTAGGTTAGATCATGTACCTTCTTAGTATGATGAGCTTGTCTTCTTGGTTTTGTTTTCTGTCCTGTGTTGAGTGGAGCTAGGGTTGTGGCTTTGCTCGTCTGCTCATGCCTTCTATTTCTTCTTGTTCTTTGGGTTAGAGGGAATTTGTAACTTTTATTTTGCCATTCGACTTTCTCGAGTTTGGCTCTTCCCTTGCTTAGTTCTTCCGAGCTCAAATCTGTGTATCTCAGCTTGGGGTTCAGCCTTTTCAGGCTTGCTCCGTTCCTCTCCGATTTTTAGACTTGCTTGAAGTTTTgagccctttttttttttgttgcctGGCCACCGCCTTGAGGCTCTTTGGCTTTGTTCAGATTCAGGCTTTTCATTGGTTTTGGGGTGCTGGGGTCATTGTGGAGCCCggtcttcatcatctcagccgattttgtggtgccggggtcatttttgagcctggtcacccacctcactgaggctTTGAACAAGATTCAAACACTTTGGCCTTATTGTCGCTTCAtcgtctcagccggttttgtggtgccggggtcatttttgagcccagtcacccacctcattgaggCCTTGAACAATATTtaggcactttggccttactttcgcttcatcatctcagccgattttgtagtgccggggtcatttttgagcccggtcacccacctcactgaggccttgaacaagattcaggcactttggccttactgtcgcttcatcatctcagccggttttgtggtgccgggatcatttttgagcccggtcacccacctcactaaggccttgaacaagattcaggcactttggccttactatcgctttatcatctcagccggttttgtggtgtcggggtcatttttgagcccggtcacccacctcactaaggccttgaacaagattcagacactttggccttactgtcgcttcatcatctcagccggttttgtgttgccggggtcatttttgagcccggtcacccacctcactgaggccttgaacaagattcaggtaCTTTGGCCTTGTctgttttgtttttctttttaaagaaggCAAAACAAGTCATGGCAAACAACATAATTTGACAataatattcattttatttGCACATTTTAAAGTACAGCTGTTCGCTTTACATTTGGTAGGACTTTAAGGAAAATACCTCTTCAaatgctggatattccaagcatgagGCTCAGGGTTCCCTTACATGTCCCCAATTCGATACACGTTTGGTTTGATTACTTTGATTATTCTGAAAGGGCTCTCCCAGGTAGGCGCCATTTTTCCCACTGCAGCTCTTTTTCCAGTGGCTTTCAAGTTTCTCAATGCTAGGTCTCCTACCTTCAAGCTCCTTTCCCTGACTCTTTGGTTGTAGTAGTGAGCTGCCCTCTGTTGATATGCAGCGGTACGAATCTAAGCTTCTTCTCTCACTTCCTCTGTTGGTGTTCTCGCTATTGAACTGGACTCGGTGTGTAGGAACTTGCAGTTCTATTGGAACTACAGCTTCAGTGCCAAATGCAAGTGCGAAAGGTGTCTCTTTGGTCAGCGTTCTAGGCGCAGTTCTGAATGCCCACAGGATACTGTTGAGCTCATCCGCCCAATTTCTCTTTGCCCCATCTAATCACTTCTTTAGtccctggaggatagctctgttggtgacctctgtttggccgttggtttggggatgggccactgaggagaatttatgccatATCCCCATATTTCTCGTGAATTTCCTGAAAGCATTGCAGTCAAATTGCCTGCCATTGTCTGATATGAGCACCCTCGGTATGCCAAACCTGCATATAATGTTGCCCAgacgaaatctatcatttttcttGCTGTAATTGTGGGGACtgcctctgcctctggccattttgaaaagtactccacagccactATTACAAACTTCTTCTGTCCTGTAGTCTTGGGAAAAGGCCCTAGGATGTTTATGCCCCACTGCGAGAACggccatgggctggatatgctggactgaggTGTGGCTGGAACGttgatggcgttggcaaaccTTTGGCATACATCACATCTACGGATAAACTCCTCGGCCTCCCTTTTGacggtgggccagtagtatccctgTCTGAATATTTTGTTTGCCAATGTCCCTGCTCCTTCATGGGCTCCACAGATTCCTTggtgtatttcttccatcaccctTACAGCTTCTTTcgggctcacacaccggagccatgggctggacttccctcttcGGTACAGGGTTCCCCTTACCGCTTGGTAGTTGGCAGCCCGAGCCGCAATTTTCTTTGCCTCAGCTTTGTCCTTagggagctttcccttctccaaATAATcgaggtatggggtcatccagttcCGTTTTTCCTCGATCTCCATTACGGTATTTGCTTTTTCAAAGGCAGGAGCACTGATATGTTGTATGTATACCTTGTCCGGGAGCTGTTCCAGCTCTTCTTCAGACAGTCGACTGAGTAGGTCTGCCTCTTCGTTTTcttcccgaggtattctttggtatCTTACCATGATCCCTTGGCTTCCTAGCTCAGCCTCTATGGCCTTTACCCTCGCCAAGTAGTTCTGCATGGTCGGGTCTCTTGCCTGATATGCCCCCGTTATTTGGCTGATCACTAATTGGGAGTCGCTATTTATCTCGAGGTCAGTTGCCCCTACTTCCATTGCGATCAGCATCccatttattagggcttcatattctgctaCATTGTTGGAGGCATTAAACTCCAGGCACAGAGCATAGCAAACTTTGAACCCTTCAGGTCCTTTCGGCATTATTCCCGTGCCGCTGCCCCCAGCGCTGGATGCCCTGTCCACATACAACTTCCAGCTGAATTCTTGAGGGGACTGCCTTTCTCTTTCTCCTTCTAATGCTCCCGAGGATGTCTCACCAGGTTCTGCTTGTTTTTCATTGAAGGAGCACTCCGCTATGAAGTCGGCGAgagcttgagattttatggttatgcgaggtcggtactctaagCAGTAGGGGCTAATCTCAATAGACCAAGCTagcatccgacctgaagtttcTGGTTTGTGGAGAATTTTCTTCAACAGCTAGTCtgtcatcactactccttggTTGCTTTCTAGGTAAATCCTGAATTTTCTGACTGCTAGCAATAGAGTATATGCTATTTTTTTGACATTCAGATATCTTGTCTCAGCATCTTTGAGCACTTTGCTGACATAGAATATTggcttctgctctcctcctTCCACTCTCACCAGTACGGCACTGACCGCTTGTTCTGAAGCTGACAAGTAGATCAAGAGCTCTTCCCCTTCCAGCGGATTACTAAGTACATGTGGCGAACTAAGATAGCacttgagctctttgaaagcttctTGACAGTCCTcggtccattcaaaattcgaaACTTTTCTCGacttcttgaagaatggtaGGCACCTTTTTGCTGACCTTGACATGAAACGATTAAGCGCTACTACCCTTCCAGTGAGTCTTTGGACATCCCTCACACTGGTCGGCTCAGACattttcaatatggcttccaccttctctaGATTGGGCTCAATACcctttccactcaccatgtaacCCAGGAACTTTCCTCCCCAGATGAAGAAAGCGCATTTTGCTGGATTCAGCCTCATTCTGTATCGCTCCAGTACCTCGAATACTTCCCTCAGGTCTATCAGGTGTTGCTGAAAAGTTGGACTttttaccaccatatcatccacgtATACTTCAACATTCC includes:
- the LOC110621436 gene encoding uncharacterized protein LOC110621436; the protein is MLAWSIEISPYCLEYRPRITIKSQALADFIAECSFNEKQAEPGETSSGALEGERERQSPQEFSWKLYVDRASSAGGSGTGIMPKGPEGFKVCYALCLEFNASNNVAEYEALINGMLIAMEVGATDLEINSDSQLVISQITGAYQARDPTMQNYLARVKAIEAELGSQGIMVRYQRIPREENEEADLLSRLSEEELEQLPDKVYIQHISAPAFEKANTVMEIEEKRNWMTPYLDYLEKGKLPKDKAEAKKIAARAANYQAVRGTLYRRGKSSPWLRCVSPKEAVRVMEEIHQGICGAHEGAGTLANKIFRQGYYWPTVKREAEEFIRRCDVCQRFANAINVPATPQSSISSPWPFSQWGINILGPFPKTTGQKKFVIVAVEYFSKWPEAEAVPTITARKMIDFVWATLYAGLAYRGCSYQTMAGNLTAMLSGNSREIWGYGINSPQTAPRTLTKETPFALAFGTEAVVPIELQVPTHRVQFNSENTNRGSERRSLDSYRCISTEGSSLLQPKSQGKELEGRRPSIEKLESHWKKSCSGKNGAYLGEPFQNNQSNQTKRVSNWGHVREP